In Microbacterium cremeum, a genomic segment contains:
- a CDS encoding ABC transporter ATP-binding protein, with the protein MPENTLRDDHAIVARDLVKVYPGRGRKPAVRALDGVGFSVPAGRVFGLLGPNGAGKSTTTKILTTLSRPTSGTAVVAGHDVAADPGSVRASIGYVSQGTSTDPLLTARENLEIAARLRGVAAGEARSRAMRLLGEFGLAEASARPVSRFSGGMRRRLDVAAALVHRPRVLFLDEPTTGLDPEARAAMWAEIRRLSGEEALTVVLTTHYMEEADRLADELLLVNRGRAVVQGTPAELKARLHGDSLRVSLVEPDPAAVRAAVAGIAGLRDVVVEASGVDGVLAARTDDASAAVGAVIAALDAAGVRYGQVAASHPTLDDVYLHFVGHTFGDASTTGAAA; encoded by the coding sequence ATGCCTGAGAACACCCTCCGCGACGACCACGCGATCGTCGCCCGCGACCTCGTGAAGGTCTACCCCGGACGGGGCCGCAAGCCCGCCGTCCGAGCCTTGGACGGCGTCGGATTCTCGGTGCCGGCGGGCCGCGTGTTCGGCCTGCTCGGTCCGAACGGCGCGGGCAAGTCCACCACCACCAAGATCCTCACGACGCTGTCGCGTCCGACGAGCGGCACCGCCGTCGTCGCGGGGCACGATGTCGCCGCCGACCCGGGGTCGGTGCGCGCGTCGATCGGATACGTGTCGCAGGGCACGAGCACCGACCCGCTGCTCACCGCACGCGAGAACCTCGAGATCGCGGCGCGCCTGCGGGGCGTGGCCGCCGGCGAGGCGCGGAGCCGCGCGATGCGCCTGCTCGGCGAATTCGGGCTGGCCGAGGCATCCGCTCGTCCCGTCAGCAGGTTCTCGGGGGGAATGCGCCGGCGCCTCGACGTCGCGGCGGCCCTCGTGCACCGCCCGCGCGTGCTGTTCCTCGACGAGCCCACCACGGGCCTCGACCCCGAGGCGCGCGCCGCGATGTGGGCCGAGATCCGCAGGCTCTCGGGCGAGGAGGCGCTCACGGTGGTGCTCACGACGCACTACATGGAGGAGGCCGACCGCCTCGCCGACGAGCTGCTGCTCGTCAACCGTGGGCGCGCCGTCGTGCAGGGCACGCCGGCCGAGCTCAAGGCGAGGCTGCACGGCGACTCGCTGCGCGTGAGCCTCGTCGAGCCCGACCCCGCCGCCGTGCGCGCCGCGGTCGCGGGCATCGCGGGGCTGCGCGATGTCGTGGTCGAGGCATCGGGCGTCGACGGCGTGCTCGCCGCCCGCACCGACGACGCGTCGGCGGCCGTCGGCGCGGTCATCGCCGCGCTGGATGCCGCGGGCGTGCGCTACGGGCAGGTCGCGGCATCCCACCCCACCCTCGACGACGTGTACCTGCACTTCGTCGGCCACACCTTCGGCGACGCCTCGACGACAGGAGCCGCAGCATGA
- a CDS encoding LacI family DNA-binding transcriptional regulator gives MVKINEVAEAAGVSISTVSYALSGKRPISPATRERIERAVRELGYSPNAGARMLAGSRTHIFALTEPLRRDTHAPTHMSFVLATTVAARRSEYDILLLTEEDASAGMARVAGSGLVDAILVLDVAPDDERVALARSIETPTVFIGVPDDHEGLVCVDLDFDAAAALAVDRIADAGHRSVGLVGQSQVAYEKSNFPPRVRRAFERRADERGVAHAFRVSGDRLPSAETTRAAVADLLDGGATALLVHAADDVHAVVLAELDERGMSVPADVSVVSVAASFDTSRLTHPVDVIPLDPEPSCDLAVALAVRSLTPERPEPGLHLIPPAYIDRGTVAPPPASAD, from the coding sequence ATGGTGAAGATCAACGAGGTGGCCGAGGCCGCCGGCGTCTCGATCAGCACGGTGTCGTACGCGCTCAGCGGCAAGCGCCCGATCTCGCCGGCGACGCGCGAGCGCATCGAGCGCGCGGTCCGCGAGCTCGGCTACAGCCCCAACGCCGGAGCCCGCATGCTGGCGGGGAGCCGTACGCACATCTTCGCCCTCACCGAGCCGCTCCGGCGCGACACGCACGCACCGACCCACATGTCGTTCGTGCTGGCGACCACCGTCGCCGCGCGGCGCAGCGAGTACGACATCCTGCTCCTGACCGAGGAGGACGCCTCGGCGGGGATGGCGCGCGTCGCCGGGAGCGGGCTCGTCGACGCGATCCTCGTGCTCGACGTCGCCCCCGACGACGAGCGGGTCGCGCTCGCACGGTCGATCGAGACCCCCACGGTCTTCATCGGCGTCCCTGACGACCACGAGGGGCTCGTGTGCGTCGACCTCGACTTCGACGCGGCCGCGGCGCTCGCCGTCGACCGGATCGCCGACGCGGGCCATCGGTCGGTCGGGCTCGTCGGTCAGTCGCAGGTCGCGTACGAGAAGTCGAACTTCCCCCCGCGCGTGCGGCGGGCGTTCGAGCGCCGCGCAGACGAGCGCGGCGTCGCGCACGCCTTCCGCGTCTCGGGGGACCGCCTCCCGAGTGCCGAGACGACGCGCGCGGCGGTCGCCGACCTCCTCGACGGCGGTGCGACGGCCCTCCTCGTGCATGCCGCCGACGACGTCCACGCCGTGGTGCTGGCCGAACTGGACGAGCGGGGGATGTCGGTCCCCGCAGACGTGTCGGTCGTCTCGGTCGCGGCGTCGTTCGACACGTCGCGGCTGACGCACCCGGTCGACGTGATCCCGCTCGATCCCGAGCCGTCGTGCGACCTCGCCGTCGCCCTCGCGGTGCGCAGCCTCACCCCGGAGCGCCCCGAGCCGGGACTGCACCTCATCCCGCCCGCCTATATCGATCGCGGCACGGTGGCACCCCCGCCGGCGTCCGCGGACTGA
- a CDS encoding PadR family transcriptional regulator: MTQDDAFAADLLRGHTDTIVLGLLRHGDAYGFEIYKAIRDATGGEHEIKEATLYATYRRLEKDGLVESYWGDETQGGRRKYYRITDAGRAVFRSNVAAWVATRRIIDSLLDVKGADVKGAATKSTDVKGMQDQ; the protein is encoded by the coding sequence ATGACACAGGATGACGCCTTCGCGGCCGACCTGCTGCGCGGCCATACCGACACGATCGTGCTCGGGCTGCTGCGCCACGGCGACGCGTACGGCTTCGAGATCTACAAGGCCATCCGCGATGCGACCGGCGGCGAGCACGAGATCAAAGAGGCCACGCTCTACGCGACGTACCGCCGCCTCGAGAAGGACGGGCTCGTCGAGTCCTACTGGGGCGACGAGACGCAGGGCGGCCGCCGCAAGTACTACCGCATCACCGATGCCGGCCGCGCGGTCTTCCGCAGCAACGTCGCGGCCTGGGTCGCGACGCGGCGCATCATCGACTCCCTCCTGGACGTCAAGGGCGCGGACGTCAAGGGCGCAGCCACCAAGAGCACAGACGTGAAGGGCATGCAGGACCAATGA
- a CDS encoding permease prefix domain 1-containing protein — translation MTENTHIHRLLDEAFQGVEMTSDAQDLKEEVRANLMARAAELETTGLTSTDAAIEAVAELGDVRDLLSDEGADAATRGAPSARGAARGADYAAQYQRYRVRPQPGFVVRAVIWAGVAVLGITLCVLSAVGVLPIVLGGQIAFLGFASTALGLLVGDSLSQETTTNHPMPQQRAGGYALATFLGAFGLGVGGLVWAGSMPVWGIVFVALGVIAAILLFAFLGATQTNRHKAWTRHAHAQEPPNRFEREPEAAARFGIYTVAIWILAFAAIAVLVFTVGWWWAPVAFAVAFALWMLVLARMLFGTDKKSDATAR, via the coding sequence ATGACCGAGAACACCCACATTCATCGCCTCCTCGACGAGGCCTTCCAGGGCGTCGAGATGACGTCCGACGCGCAAGACCTGAAGGAGGAGGTGCGCGCCAACCTGATGGCGCGCGCGGCCGAGCTCGAGACGACCGGGCTGACGTCGACGGATGCCGCGATCGAGGCCGTCGCCGAGCTGGGCGATGTGCGCGACCTCCTGTCGGACGAGGGGGCGGATGCCGCGACCCGCGGCGCACCGTCGGCCCGAGGCGCCGCGCGAGGCGCCGACTACGCCGCCCAGTATCAGCGGTACCGTGTCCGGCCCCAGCCGGGGTTCGTCGTTCGGGCGGTGATCTGGGCGGGCGTGGCCGTGCTCGGCATCACGCTCTGCGTCCTCAGCGCGGTGGGCGTCTTGCCCATCGTCCTCGGCGGTCAGATCGCCTTCCTCGGCTTCGCGTCGACGGCGCTCGGGCTCCTCGTGGGCGACTCCCTCTCGCAGGAGACGACGACGAACCATCCGATGCCGCAGCAGCGCGCGGGCGGCTATGCCCTCGCGACGTTCCTCGGCGCGTTCGGCCTGGGCGTCGGCGGACTGGTGTGGGCCGGGTCGATGCCGGTGTGGGGGATCGTCTTCGTGGCGCTCGGCGTGATCGCGGCGATCCTGCTGTTCGCCTTCCTCGGCGCCACCCAGACCAACCGCCACAAGGCCTGGACGCGGCACGCGCACGCGCAGGAGCCGCCGAACCGGTTCGAGCGCGAGCCCGAGGCCGCCGCACGCTTCGGCATCTACACCGTGGCCATCTGGATCCTGGCGTTCGCCGCGATCGCGGTGCTCGTGTTCACCGTCGGCTGGTGGTGGGCGCCGGTGGCCTTCGCCGTCGCTTTCGCGCTGTGGATGCTCGTGCTGGCGCGCATGCTCTTCGGCACCGACAAGAAGTCCGACGCCACCGCTCGCTGA
- a CDS encoding carbohydrate ABC transporter permease, whose product MTAVPFVRPARSRRASLPPEEPLIPQRGRGGSGGYWLYLIPGLVLLTAVIVIPLVWNVYLTFTEYRGIRPPVWIGLENWVELFQDAKFWTSFINSVWMIVAMVVVPTLIGLLLAAFLFDIIGTKFGGRTASFLRASYYLPQILPAAIAGIVIGWILRPEDGALNEILTNIGLGNLAHNWLGSPDTALASIMVVLVWIQIGYPVVIFMAALQRVDPELYEAAELDGANWWQRFRAITVPSIRPEVYVVTLTCTIAALKVFGPVYVLTRGGPGTSTIVPAYYAYSEFFQAQQVGYGATIATALTVVIAIVAVFFIRAQNASERKERAGL is encoded by the coding sequence ATGACCGCAGTCCCCTTCGTCCGCCCTGCGCGGTCGCGACGGGCCAGCCTCCCTCCCGAGGAGCCGCTCATCCCGCAGCGCGGCCGCGGCGGCTCGGGCGGCTACTGGCTCTACCTGATCCCCGGTCTCGTGCTGCTGACCGCCGTCATCGTGATCCCGCTGGTGTGGAACGTCTACCTGACGTTCACCGAGTACCGCGGCATCCGTCCCCCGGTGTGGATCGGCCTCGAGAACTGGGTCGAGCTGTTCCAGGACGCGAAGTTCTGGACCTCGTTCATCAACTCGGTCTGGATGATCGTGGCGATGGTCGTCGTGCCGACGCTCATCGGACTGCTGCTGGCCGCGTTCCTGTTCGACATCATCGGCACGAAGTTCGGCGGCCGCACCGCGAGCTTCCTGCGCGCGTCGTACTACCTCCCGCAGATCCTCCCCGCGGCGATCGCGGGCATCGTGATCGGCTGGATCCTGCGCCCCGAGGACGGTGCGCTCAACGAGATCCTGACGAACATCGGCCTCGGAAACCTCGCGCACAACTGGCTCGGCAGTCCCGACACGGCACTGGCGAGCATCATGGTGGTTCTGGTCTGGATCCAGATCGGGTACCCCGTCGTGATCTTCATGGCGGCGCTGCAGCGCGTCGACCCGGAGCTGTACGAGGCCGCCGAGCTCGACGGCGCGAACTGGTGGCAGCGGTTCCGCGCGATCACCGTGCCGAGCATCCGCCCCGAGGTCTACGTCGTGACCCTCACGTGCACGATCGCGGCGCTCAAGGTCTTCGGCCCCGTCTACGTCCTGACGCGCGGCGGCCCCGGCACCTCGACGATCGTGCCGGCCTACTACGCGTACAGCGAGTTCTTCCAGGCCCAGCAGGTCGGCTACGGCGCGACCATCGCGACGGCCCTGACGGTCGTCATCGCAATCGTGGCCGTCTTCTTCATCCGGGCGCAGAACGCCTCGGAGCGCAAGGAAAGGGCAGGTCTCTGA
- a CDS encoding class I SAM-dependent methyltransferase, translating into MTFDVAADSYDRFMGRFSQPLAELFVEWVAPPAGGRALDVGCGTGALTAVLARRCGETEVAGVDPSASFVAATSARFPWADIRHGTAEALPFDDGLFSAALAELVVHFMTDAAAGAREMLRVTRPGGVIAACVWDFAGHRAPQSTFFDALTATVDGVDDETDRVGARRGDLAHLLRGAGCVDVSETELGVTVGHAGFDQWWEPYTLGVAPAGRQLAALSPEDRERVRARCAELLPAGPFDVAATAWAARGIVP; encoded by the coding sequence ATGACGTTCGACGTCGCCGCGGACTCGTACGACCGCTTCATGGGCCGCTTCTCGCAGCCGCTCGCCGAGCTGTTCGTCGAGTGGGTCGCCCCACCCGCGGGCGGGAGGGCGCTGGACGTCGGGTGCGGCACCGGAGCACTGACAGCCGTGCTCGCGCGGCGCTGCGGTGAGACCGAGGTCGCGGGAGTCGACCCGTCCGCGTCGTTCGTGGCGGCCACCAGCGCGCGCTTCCCGTGGGCCGACATCCGCCACGGCACCGCCGAAGCCCTCCCCTTCGACGACGGCCTCTTCTCGGCGGCGCTCGCCGAACTGGTGGTGCACTTCATGACGGATGCCGCAGCCGGCGCCCGCGAGATGCTGCGCGTCACGCGGCCTGGCGGCGTGATCGCCGCGTGCGTGTGGGACTTCGCCGGGCACCGGGCACCGCAGAGCACGTTCTTCGACGCCCTGACGGCGACCGTCGACGGCGTCGACGATGAGACCGATCGGGTCGGCGCGCGCCGCGGCGATCTCGCGCACCTGCTGCGCGGCGCCGGCTGCGTGGACGTGAGCGAGACCGAGCTCGGCGTCACCGTCGGCCACGCCGGCTTCGACCAGTGGTGGGAGCCGTACACGCTCGGCGTCGCCCCCGCCGGCCGCCAGCTCGCCGCCCTGTCACCCGAGGATCGCGAGCGCGTCCGCGCGCGGTGCGCCGAACTGCTGCCCGCCGGGCCGTTCGACGTCGCCGCGACCGCGTGGGCAGCGCGCGGCATCGTGCCGTAG
- the yicI gene encoding alpha-xylosidase → MKFTDGFWQLRPGVTALYAQEAYDIEATDATADGPGLVVTAPTSVISQRGDTLNRPVLTVTLSSPLEGVVRVRISHHRGRAWHGGFGLPGAVDGGAGEASVAVDGGVLATGPLTARVAPGAPWSLSFEQDGVRLTGSGRKAQGYIQLAQATDAAHGVAGNARGGLGAPRSATYVHEQLDLGVGELVYGLGERFGPLVKNGQTVEIWNADGGTSSEQAYKNVPFYLSSRGYGVLVNDPGHVSFEVGSEAVERVQFSVAGEELEYFVIAGPTPKDVLTRYTALTGRPPVVPAWSYGLWLSTSFTTDYDEATVTSFIDEMARHELPVSVFHFDCFWMREFNWCDFEWDPRVFPEPSAMLARLHEKDLRVCVWINPYIGQRSPLFDEAASQGFLVKRPDGSVWQWDLWQAGMGLVDFTNPEATAWYQSKLRALVDQGVDCFKTDFGERIPLDVAYFDGSDPERMHNLYTQLYNQAVYDVLVEARGEGEAVLFARSATAGGQTMPVHWGGDSTSTFESMAETLRGGLSLAFSGFAHWSHDIGGFEGTPDATVFKRWTAFGLLGSHSRFHGSGSYRVPWAFDEEAVEVTRVFTHLKMHLMPYLFQTGVDAAATGLPTLRPMQLEFPDDPAVAYLDQQYMLGRDLLVAPVLSASGDVEFYLPAGTWTNLLTGEEVQGGSWRRENHGFTSLPLYVRPGAVIPWGARSDRPDYDYLDGLRLRVFPGGEGEASVTVTNPDGRSQSFRVNLSEVTR, encoded by the coding sequence ATGAAGTTCACCGACGGGTTCTGGCAGCTCCGACCGGGCGTCACCGCGCTGTACGCGCAGGAGGCGTACGACATCGAGGCGACGGATGCCACCGCCGACGGCCCCGGTCTCGTGGTCACGGCGCCCACGAGCGTCATCTCCCAGCGCGGAGACACGCTCAACCGCCCCGTGCTGACGGTCACGCTGTCGTCGCCGCTGGAGGGCGTGGTGCGCGTGCGGATCTCGCACCACCGCGGACGGGCGTGGCACGGCGGGTTCGGCCTGCCCGGTGCCGTCGACGGCGGAGCGGGCGAGGCATCCGTCGCCGTCGACGGCGGGGTGCTCGCGACCGGACCGCTGACGGCGCGCGTCGCGCCCGGCGCGCCCTGGTCGCTGTCGTTCGAACAGGACGGGGTGCGGCTCACCGGCAGCGGCCGCAAGGCGCAGGGCTACATCCAGCTGGCGCAGGCGACGGATGCCGCGCACGGCGTCGCCGGGAACGCTCGCGGCGGCCTCGGCGCACCGCGGTCGGCGACCTACGTCCACGAGCAGCTCGACCTCGGGGTGGGCGAGCTCGTCTACGGCCTCGGCGAGCGCTTCGGTCCGCTCGTCAAGAACGGGCAGACGGTCGAGATCTGGAACGCCGACGGCGGGACCTCGAGCGAGCAGGCCTACAAGAACGTGCCGTTCTACCTCTCCAGCCGCGGGTACGGCGTGCTGGTCAACGACCCGGGCCACGTCTCGTTCGAGGTCGGCTCGGAAGCGGTCGAGCGCGTGCAGTTCTCGGTCGCGGGCGAGGAGCTCGAGTACTTCGTGATCGCGGGTCCCACCCCGAAGGACGTCCTGACGCGCTACACGGCGCTCACCGGGCGGCCGCCGGTCGTGCCGGCGTGGTCGTACGGGCTGTGGCTCTCGACATCGTTCACGACGGACTACGACGAGGCGACCGTCACGTCGTTCATCGACGAGATGGCCCGGCACGAGCTGCCGGTGTCGGTGTTCCACTTCGACTGCTTCTGGATGCGCGAGTTCAACTGGTGCGACTTCGAGTGGGATCCGCGGGTGTTCCCCGAACCGTCGGCCATGCTGGCGCGGCTGCACGAGAAGGACCTGCGCGTGTGCGTGTGGATCAACCCGTACATCGGGCAGCGCTCGCCGCTGTTCGACGAGGCCGCGTCGCAGGGATTCCTCGTGAAGCGCCCCGACGGGTCGGTGTGGCAGTGGGACCTGTGGCAGGCCGGCATGGGCCTGGTCGACTTCACCAACCCCGAGGCGACGGCGTGGTACCAGTCGAAGCTGCGCGCCCTCGTCGATCAGGGCGTCGACTGCTTCAAGACCGACTTCGGCGAGCGGATCCCGCTCGACGTCGCCTACTTCGACGGCTCGGACCCCGAGCGCATGCACAACCTCTACACGCAGCTCTACAACCAGGCGGTGTACGACGTGCTGGTCGAGGCGCGCGGCGAAGGGGAGGCGGTGCTGTTCGCGCGCTCGGCGACCGCGGGCGGCCAGACCATGCCGGTGCACTGGGGTGGCGATTCCACCTCGACGTTCGAGTCGATGGCCGAGACGCTGCGCGGCGGGCTGTCGCTCGCGTTCTCGGGCTTCGCGCACTGGAGCCATGACATCGGCGGCTTCGAGGGAACGCCGGATGCCACGGTGTTCAAGCGGTGGACCGCCTTCGGTCTGCTCGGCTCGCACTCCCGCTTCCACGGCTCGGGCTCGTACCGCGTGCCGTGGGCCTTCGACGAGGAGGCCGTCGAGGTCACGCGCGTCTTCACGCACCTCAAGATGCACCTGATGCCGTACCTGTTCCAGACGGGGGTGGATGCCGCCGCCACCGGCCTGCCGACGCTGCGGCCGATGCAGCTCGAGTTCCCCGACGACCCCGCGGTCGCGTACCTCGACCAGCAGTACATGCTCGGCCGCGACCTCCTGGTCGCGCCCGTCCTCTCGGCATCCGGAGACGTCGAGTTCTACCTGCCGGCGGGCACCTGGACGAATCTGCTCACCGGCGAGGAGGTCCAGGGCGGCTCGTGGCGGCGTGAGAACCACGGCTTCACCTCGCTGCCGCTGTACGTGCGGCCGGGGGCGGTCATCCCCTGGGGTGCGCGCAGCGACCGACCCGACTACGACTACCTCGACGGCCTGCGGCTGCGGGTCTTCCCGGGCGGAGAGGGCGAGGCATCCGTCACCGTCACGAACCCCGACGGGCGCTCGCAGTCCTTTAGGGTGAATCTCTCGGAGGTGACCAGATGA
- a CDS encoding carbohydrate ABC transporter permease, which produces MVAPAVLTDTTTAPAPVRRPRANTRKRPGGVDWLVLAFAIVAAILIVAPFYLIVVNSFKSPADYSNSGPLSLPTSFYTDGLVAFWNRVNFPEKVWNSFFIAGMTAVLAVLISVLNAFAIGIGRVKGRTWIVLLFLLANLLPQEALLYPLYFMAKAVGLYNNVWSVIIIFTVIQAAFGTYLLSAVYGTFPKEVLEAAAMDGASRWQILWRVIFPISRPTLSVLLIFFFIWTWNEFLIPLTFLVSNSTQTVPVAISVLQGDRLMDVTTTSASALLGLIPTLLFFLIFQRTLTRGITAGAVK; this is translated from the coding sequence ATGGTCGCCCCCGCTGTCCTCACCGACACCACCACCGCGCCCGCGCCCGTGCGCCGGCCGCGCGCGAACACGCGCAAGCGCCCCGGCGGCGTGGACTGGCTCGTGCTCGCCTTCGCGATCGTGGCCGCGATCCTCATCGTCGCGCCGTTCTACCTGATCGTCGTGAACTCGTTCAAGTCGCCCGCCGACTATTCCAACAGCGGTCCGCTGAGCCTGCCGACGTCGTTCTACACCGACGGCCTCGTCGCGTTCTGGAACCGCGTGAACTTCCCCGAGAAGGTGTGGAACTCGTTCTTCATCGCGGGGATGACGGCAGTGCTGGCGGTGCTCATCTCGGTGCTCAACGCCTTCGCCATCGGCATCGGGCGCGTGAAGGGCCGCACCTGGATCGTGCTGCTGTTCCTGCTGGCGAACCTGCTGCCGCAGGAGGCGCTGCTGTACCCGCTGTACTTCATGGCCAAGGCGGTGGGCCTCTACAACAACGTGTGGTCGGTGATCATCATCTTCACCGTCATCCAGGCGGCGTTCGGCACGTATCTGCTGTCGGCGGTGTACGGCACGTTCCCCAAGGAGGTGCTGGAGGCCGCGGCGATGGACGGCGCGTCGCGCTGGCAGATCCTGTGGCGCGTCATCTTCCCGATCAGCCGCCCGACGCTGTCGGTGCTGCTCATCTTCTTCTTCATCTGGACGTGGAACGAGTTCCTCATCCCGCTGACGTTCCTGGTGTCGAACTCGACGCAGACGGTGCCGGTCGCGATCAGCGTGCTGCAGGGGGACCGGCTCATGGACGTCACCACCACCAGCGCGTCGGCACTGCTGGGCCTCATCCCGACGCTGCTGTTCTTCCTCATCTTCCAGCGCACACTCACACGCGGCATCACGGCAGGAGCGGTCAAGTAA
- a CDS encoding ABC transporter permease → MTTLTLSPALAPARAGWFTQTGQVLRRWLLASLRQAWGPVMSLIQPVIWIVLFGQVFASLGALPQFGASAGTGTGGYIDYLVPGILMMTVLYSGAWAGTGFIDDMNSGVMDQYLTSPVRRSALITGQLAQQLVLNLAQSLVVLGIGWLAGARYPGGFGGMLAALGVATVLATVFCCASTAVALIARSQIALISLSQLIVLPATFLSTTMMPAGLLPPWVQDVARWNPMTWAVELGRGGLSGDYPAAGWWELSGLVVLAGLAFLWAVRSIRAYQRSV, encoded by the coding sequence ATGACGACGCTCACCCTCTCGCCGGCCCTCGCCCCCGCGCGCGCAGGATGGTTCACCCAGACCGGGCAGGTGCTGCGTCGCTGGCTCCTCGCGTCGCTGCGGCAGGCCTGGGGTCCGGTCATGTCGCTGATCCAGCCCGTCATCTGGATCGTGCTGTTCGGGCAGGTGTTCGCGTCGCTGGGCGCGCTCCCGCAGTTCGGCGCGTCGGCGGGCACCGGAACCGGAGGCTACATCGACTACCTCGTGCCCGGCATCCTCATGATGACCGTGCTGTACTCGGGGGCGTGGGCGGGTACCGGCTTCATCGACGACATGAACTCGGGAGTGATGGACCAGTACCTGACCTCGCCGGTGCGGCGGTCGGCCCTCATCACGGGCCAGCTCGCGCAGCAGCTCGTGCTGAACCTCGCGCAGTCGCTCGTGGTGCTCGGCATCGGATGGCTGGCGGGGGCCCGCTACCCGGGCGGCTTCGGCGGCATGCTCGCCGCGCTCGGCGTCGCCACCGTGCTCGCGACGGTGTTCTGCTGCGCATCCACCGCCGTGGCCCTGATCGCCCGCAGCCAGATCGCGCTCATCAGCCTCTCGCAGCTCATCGTGCTGCCCGCGACCTTCCTGTCGACGACCATGATGCCCGCCGGCCTTCTGCCGCCGTGGGTGCAGGACGTTGCTCGCTGGAACCCGATGACGTGGGCGGTCGAGCTCGGGCGCGGCGGGCTCTCGGGGGACTATCCGGCAGCAGGATGGTGGGAGCTCTCGGGTCTGGTCGTGCTCGCGGGTCTCGCATTCCTGTGGGCGGTGCGGTCGATCAGGGCCTACCAGCGCTCGGTGTGA
- a CDS encoding ABC transporter substrate-binding protein, with protein sequence MARTTTRRTLAVVGTLSAAALALAACSGGPGDSEQDANTLTLWHYEGEDSAMGKAWDEAIRIFEEETGATVEFEAKGFEQIRSTASQVLNSDEAPDLLEYNKGNATAGLLASQGLLSSLDDAVGEYGWDDLLAPSLQTTARYDEDGIMGSGSWYGIPNYGEFVTVYYNEDMFEAAGLEVPTTYDEFVDVLDALVAQGITPLAEAGAEYPLGQLWYQLALSQADRQFVNDYQLYENPVDWQGDEIGYATETLKEYVDAGYLSPDVSGMKAEDAGTAFIAGDYPMFVSGSWWYGRFATEITGFEWGIFPFPGADLSLGSSGNLWVVPENAKNKDLAYEFIDITMRPEIQAIIGNNGGVPVAADPADITDPKSQELIAAFNAITEQDGLSFYPDWPTPTFYDALVAELQELVNGTKQPADVQTSLGDEYDSYVSSIR encoded by the coding sequence ATGGCACGCACCACCACCAGAAGGACCCTCGCGGTCGTCGGCACGCTGTCGGCCGCCGCCCTCGCCCTCGCCGCCTGCTCGGGCGGACCCGGCGACTCGGAGCAGGACGCGAACACCCTCACGCTGTGGCACTACGAGGGTGAGGACAGCGCCATGGGCAAGGCCTGGGACGAGGCCATCCGGATCTTCGAGGAAGAGACCGGCGCGACGGTCGAGTTCGAGGCGAAGGGCTTCGAGCAGATCCGCTCGACGGCGAGCCAGGTACTCAACTCCGACGAGGCACCCGACCTGCTCGAGTACAACAAGGGCAACGCGACCGCAGGCCTCCTGGCGAGCCAGGGCCTGCTCTCGAGCCTCGACGACGCCGTCGGCGAGTACGGCTGGGACGACCTGCTCGCCCCGTCGCTGCAGACCACCGCGCGGTACGACGAGGACGGCATCATGGGCTCGGGCTCGTGGTACGGCATCCCGAACTACGGCGAGTTCGTCACGGTCTACTACAACGAGGACATGTTCGAGGCCGCGGGCCTGGAGGTCCCCACCACGTACGACGAGTTCGTGGACGTGCTCGACGCCTTGGTCGCCCAGGGCATCACGCCGCTCGCCGAGGCCGGGGCGGAGTACCCGCTCGGACAGCTGTGGTATCAGCTCGCGCTGTCGCAGGCCGATCGCCAGTTCGTCAACGACTACCAGCTCTACGAGAACCCCGTCGACTGGCAGGGCGACGAGATCGGCTACGCGACCGAGACGCTCAAGGAGTACGTCGACGCGGGATACCTCTCGCCGGACGTGTCGGGCATGAAGGCCGAGGACGCAGGCACCGCCTTCATCGCCGGCGACTACCCGATGTTCGTGTCGGGCAGCTGGTGGTACGGCCGCTTCGCCACCGAGATCACCGGCTTCGAGTGGGGTATCTTCCCGTTCCCCGGCGCGGACCTCAGCCTCGGCTCGTCGGGCAACCTCTGGGTCGTCCCCGAGAACGCGAAGAACAAGGACCTCGCGTACGAGTTCATCGACATCACGATGCGTCCCGAGATCCAGGCGATCATCGGCAACAACGGCGGCGTGCCGGTCGCCGCCGACCCCGCCGACATCACCGACCCGAAGAGCCAGGAGCTCATCGCCGCGTTCAACGCGATCACCGAGCAGGACGGGCTGTCTTTCTACCCCGACTGGCCGACGCCGACGTTCTACGACGCGCTGGTGGCCGAGCTCCAGGAGCTCGTCAACGGCACGAAGCAGCCCGCCGACGTGCAGACCTCGCTCGGCGACGAGTACGACTCGTACGTCTCGAGCATCCGCTGA